In one Amaranthus tricolor cultivar Red isolate AtriRed21 chromosome 8, ASM2621246v1, whole genome shotgun sequence genomic region, the following are encoded:
- the LOC130820457 gene encoding putative pentatricopeptide repeat-containing protein At2g01510, translated as MNQKYWTNTVHKLSSFIKSPKLQSISQNVIDARIIKTGFNPGTSRTNFQMEKLIKNGQLTMAHQLFDEMPNRNIFSVNTLISGYVKSGDLVTARHLFDRVIARNTVTWTILIGAYAKYGSPMDAFKLYVDMYSSMIMLDTVIFATLLSGFDDRKYMNQMIQVHTHVVKLGFQTALNVSNTLVDCYCKCHCLDLAFRVFDEMSERDSVTFNALLTGYANDGMNEEAVDLFLKMLKMGFRPSEFTFTAVSSTCIGLGNLFFSKQIHAFVMKTNFHWNIFVANALLDMYSKHDQVQEAEKLFDEMTEIDCVSYNIIISGNAREGKYEKSLALFQELQGTKFDRKNFPFATMLSIAADTANLEMGRQIHCHSIVTSALSELKVGNALLDMYARCGRFDEANLIFQKLSGEDTIPWTTMMSALVQNGYHEQAMDVFIEMCRANVNPDQATFASILRATASLSSLSLGKQLHALILKSGFISYMHCGSALLDMYAKCGSMRDAVKTFREMPYRNTVTWNAMISAYAQNGDGEGAIELFEEMISTSLSPDQISFLNVLTACSHCGLVDQGLRYFNNITELHKMEPRREHYIAMVDILCRNGRFGQAEKLMAEMPFKPDEVMLSSILNSCRIHKNHELAKKVAERLFEMEVKDAAAYVNMSNIYAVAGEWDKVVVVKKAMRRQGVRKAPAYSWVEINHKMHVFSANDRAHPRWKDIRRKIESLSKRMEEEGYKPDTSCALHNWDEDIRAESLKYHSERIAIAFALISTPEGSPILVFKNLRACSDCHAAIKIISKIVGREIIVRDSSRFHHFKDGHCSCRDYW; from the coding sequence ATGAACCAAAAGTACTGGACTAATACAGTCCACAAACTTTCCTCATTTATCAAATCCCCGAAATTGCAATCCATCAGCCAAAATGTCATTGATGCCCGTATCATTAAAACGGGTTTTAACCCTGGAACAAGCCGTACTAACTTTCAAATGGAAAAGCTCATCAAAAATGGTCAGCTTACGATGGCACACcaattgtttgatgaaatgcctAACAGAAATATTTTCTCTGTAAACACCCTCATTTCGGGTTATGTAAAGTCTGGGGATCTTGTTACTGCAAGACACTTGTTTGATCGTGTGATCGCTAGAAACACTGTTACATGGACCATTTTGATTGGTGCTTACGCCAAATATGGCTCCCCTATGGATGCTTTCAAGCTCTATGTGGATATGTATAGCTCtatgattatgctggatactgTTATTTTTGCCACATTATTGTCGGGTTTTGATGATAGAAAATATATGAATCAAATGATCCAAGTTCATACCCACGTTGTAAAATTGGGATTCCAAACAGCCCTTAATGTGTCGAATACTTTGGTGGATTGTTATTGCAAGTGTCATTGCTTGGACTTGGCTTTTAGGGTCTTTGATGAAATGTCAGAAAGAGATTCTGTTACTTTCAATGCATTGCTTACTGGGTATGCAAATGATGGGATGAATGAGGAAGCTGTTGATCTGTTCTTGAAAATGCTGAAAATGGGTTTCAGACCTTCTGAATTTACCTTTACTGCTGTATCAAGTACCTGTATCGGGTTAGGGAACTTATTTTTCAGCAAGCAAATTCATGCTTTTGTAATGAAGACCAACTTCCATTGGAACATTTTCGTAGCGAATGCTTTGCTTGATATGTATTCAAAGCATGATCAAGTACAAGAAGCCGAGAAACTTTTTGACGAGATGACTGAGATTGATTGTGTTTCGTACAATATTATCATATCTGGCAATGCTCGGGAAGGGAAGTATGAGAAGTCTCTTGCCCTTTTCCAGGAGTTGCAGGGCACAAAATTTGACAGGAAGAACTTTCCCTTTGCTACTATGTTAAGTATAGCAGCTGACACTGCTAATTTAGAAATGGGTAGACAAATTCATTGCCACAGTATTGTGACAAGCGCATTGTCGGAACTTAAAGTAGGAAATGCACTCCTAGACATGTACGCTAGATGTGGGCGGTTTGATGAAGCCAATCTGATTTTTCAGAAACTCTCAGGTGAAGACACAATCCCTTGGACAACAATGATGTCCGCTCTTGTACAAAACGGGTACCATGAACAAGCGATGGATGTATTCATTGAAATGTGCAGGGCGAATGTAAACCCAGATCAGGCCACGTTTGCCAGTATCTTAAGAGCTACAGCAAGTTTATCCTCACTCTCGCTGGGAAAACAACTGCACGCTTTGATATTGAAGTCGGGATTCATTTCCTATATGCATTGTGGAAGTGCATTGCTTGATATGTATGCAAAATGTGGTTCAATGAGAGATGCTGTCAAAACTTTTCGAGAAATGCCTTATAGAAACACCGTCACATGGAATGCCATGATCTCTGCCTATGCTCAGAACGGAGATGGTGAAGGCGCGATCGAATTATTTGAGGAAATGATTTCAACCAGTCTTTCTCCCGATCAAATAAGTTTTCTTAATGTCCTCACTGCTTGTAGCCATTGCGGCCTTGTTGATCAAGGATTGAGGTATTTCAATAACATCACTGAGTTGCACAAAATGGAGCCTAGACGAGAGCATTATATAGCAATGGTTGATATCTTGTGCAGAAATGGGCGGTTTGGACAAGCCGAAAAACTGATGGCTGAAATGCCCTTCAAGCCCGATGAGGTTATGCTCTCATCGATTTTAAACTCGTGTAGGATCCATAAAAACCATGAGCTAGCGAAAAAAGTTGCAGAACGACTATTCGAGATGGAGGTGAAAGATGCTGCTGCTTATGTGAACATGTCTAACATCTATGCAGTAGCAGGCGAATGGGACAAAGTTGTAGTAGTGAAGAAAGCGATGAGACGACAAGGAGTAAGGAAGGCGCCCGCTTACAGTTGGGTGGAAATTAACCATAAGATGCATGTTTTTTCTGCAAATGACAGAGCTCATCCAAGATGGAAAGATATCAGAAGAAAAATCGAGTCTTTATCTAAAAGAATGGAGGAAGAAGGCTATAAACCAGATACGAGCTGTGCCCTTCATAATTGGGATGAAGATATCCGAGCAGAATCGCTGAAATACCATAGCGAACGCATAGCTATAGCATTTGCATTGATCAGCACTCCAGAAGGTTCACCCATATTAGTGTTTAAGAATCTCAGGGCTTGTTCTGATTGCCATGCAGCCATCAAGATCATCTCTAAGATAGTTGGAAGAGAGATTATAGTTCGAGATTCTAGTCGATTTCATCATTTTAAAGATGGGCATTGCTCTTGTCGTGATTATTGGTGA
- the LOC130820458 gene encoding rRNA-processing protein CGR1 gives MACTIDFRRLDEGFGGKTYKRKRESQSLLSEPAQNDSSMEIDNQNDNPPAKRTAIASSDDPNKPVFGRPTYDGVIAGRVSGRNWKQPRKHRSSAMAVSRKPVSLEQRMREKELKKAYKERKEELKEEIRNHKIEKRKQREEREKKKQENILKSGTKLQKITNPKTLKKIAKSKDRKLLKVVPDHLVKK, from the coding sequence ATGGCGTGTACAATCGATTTCCGCCGTCTGGACGAGGGTTTTGGCGGTAAGACCTACAAGCGTAAGCGCGAATCTCAATCTCTTCTCTCTGAACCTGCTCAAAATGATTCATCAATGGAGATCGACAATCAGAACGACAATCCACCAGCAAAAAGAACCGCCATTGCATCATCTGATGACCCTAACAAACCTGTTTTCGGTCGTCCTACATACGATGGAGTTATCGCAGGTAGAGTTTCTGGAAGAAATTGGAAGCAGCCGAGAAAACATCGATCGTCTGCAATGGCGGTGAGTCGAAAACCTGTATCGTTGGAGCAAAGGATGAGAGAAAAGGAGTTGAAGAAGGCTTACAAAGAAAGGAAGGAAGAGCTAAAAGAAGAGATTCGAAATCATAAGATTGAGAAGAGGAAACAAAGAGAAGAAAGAGAGAAGAAGAAGCAAGAGAATATTTTGAAGTCTGGAACTAAACTTCAAAAGATTACAAACCCTAAAACTCTTAAAAAGATTGCTAAATCCAAAGATCGTAAGCTGCTTAAGGTCGTCCCTGATCATCTCGTTAAGAAATAG
- the LOC130820459 gene encoding uncharacterized protein LOC130820459 has translation MGSNQSVQTLEDEEEDEEEDEHGVTGQGDSHTVKKVLEQEPEMLPCYASASPLSPQLSSLGTPRMGPSIKVWDPYNVLAPPPPLPPPPSVSFGRSYSSDGMLIMEDEKERGILLEVYLISHGESEMSLRPDLINGRCPDSGLTNNGKRQARALAVFLNSQGVRFNAVYTSPLDRAKATAVSVCQEMSFPEQQIQTADALSDMSQGHWEGCPRSEIYTPDILNLVDKLQPDFAAPSGESLRQVEFRVVQFLNATLLVLPEKLRSDFLSPRPNDGRFPQQNSHNYSNSISDRDGPSYPPPQCDLLYRHRQLSRKKSGKSRLQVVTTTGDNNYHEEEMSPKEPSRQNSINEMNARNSSTCIGVFSHSVPIKCLLTGILGCSPLMSHKLCVEESSVTVLQHSWRTGWQIKRLNDTAHLRLL, from the exons ATGGGTTCTAATCAATCAGTCCAAACTCtagaagatgaggaagaagatgaagaagaagatgaacatGGAGTAACAGGACAAGGAGATTCACACACTGTAAAGAAGGTTCTAGAACAAGAACCAGAGATGTTACCATGTTATGCTTCAGCTTCACCTCTTTCTCCACAGTTATCCTCTCTTGGAACTCCAAGGATGGGACCCTCAATCAAGGTGTGGGACCCTTACAATGTTCTTGCACCGCCTCCGCCACTTCCACCACCACCATCTGTGAGCTTTGGTCGCAGTTACTCATCTGACGGGATGTTGATAATGGAAGATGAGAAAGAAAGAGGGATTTTGTTGGAGGTTTATTTGATCAGTCATGGAGAAAGTGAGATGAGTTTAAGGCCTGATTTGATAAATGGGAGATGCCCAGATTCTGGTTTGACTAATAATGGGAAGAGACAAGCTAGGGCTTTGGCTGTTTTTCTGAATTCTCAAGGTGTTAGGTTTAATGCTGTTTATACTTCCCCTTTGGATCGAGCTAAAGCTACTGCTGTTTCTGTTTGTCAG GAGATGAGTTTTCCCGAACAACAGATACAAACAGCTGATGCACTCTCGGATATGAGCCAGGGCCACTGGGAGGGATGTCCACGCTCCGAAATATATACTCCCGACATACTGAATTTAGTTGATAAACTCCAGCCAGATTTTGCTGCACCTTCTGGAGAGTCACTAAGGCAAGTGGAATTCCGAGTGGTTCAGTTTTTGAATGCGACATTACTCGTACTGCCCGAAAAACTCCGTTCAGATTTTCTTTCACCTCGCCCAAATGATGGCAGGTTTCCACAGCAGAACTCACACAACTATTCCAACTCTATTAGTGATCGTGATGGGCCATCTTACCCACCACCCCAATGTGATTTGCTCTACAGACACCGACAATTATCCAGGAAAAAGTCCGGGAAAAGCAGGCTGCAAGTGGTTACCACAACAGGCGATAACAACTACCATGAGGAAGAGATGTCCCCCAAAGAGCCGAGTCGTCAAAACTCGATTAATGAAATGAATGCTAGGAATTCCTCGACTTGTATCGGAGTTTTTAGTCACTCGGTTCCTATCAAGTGCCTTTTAACGGGTATCCTCGGTTGCAGCCCGTTGATGTCCCATAAGCTATGTGTAGAGGAGTCGTCTGTGACCGTGTTGCAACATTCTTGGAGAACTGGTTGGCAGATAAAACGATTGAACGATACTGCGCACCTAAGGCTTCTCTAG
- the LOC130820973 gene encoding pentatricopeptide repeat-containing protein At3g26782, mitochondrial translates to MRISSQYRSIISSINHSIRSNTNLDCYCYYSSLSPNPNLLTLFNKYVDHTDVYSWNSIIAELARNGDSVEALRAFSSMRKLGLIPNRNTLPCTIKSCSSLSDIFCGRQVHQQALLFGFDSDLFVSSALIDMYCKCGQIWDARQVFDEIPMRNIVSWTSMITGCVQNDESHEALVLFNEFLAEESEFKGNEGCCVDPVALVSVLTACARVSNKFVTEGVHGFSIKRGFEGSMVVRNTLIDAYAKCGELGMSKKMFDSMIEKDAVSWNSMIAVFGQNGLSTEAIDVFRAMVNDGLVRYNAVTISAVLLACSHAGALVLGKCIHDQVVKMGLEQNVFVGTSIIDMYCKCGRVVTARRVFNRMKNKNVRSWSALISGYAMHGYATEALDLFYDMKRLRVKPNYVTYISVLTACSHAGLVKEGWDCFTSMKREFDIEPGVEHYGCMVDLFARAGLLGKAYDLIREMKVEPDFVIWGALLAGCRMHKNLELAEISAQKLFELDSSNCGYYVLLSNMYADAGRWADVERIRILMKSNGLIKPPGFSLLETKGKVHVFLVGDKEHPEHKKIYEYLDELYMKLKEVGYVSDKTSVLHDVDDEEKEIILRVHSEKLAVAYGIMNSVPGTTIHVIKNLRVCGDCHTVIKLISKIVNREIVVRDSKRFHHFKDGTCSCCDYW, encoded by the exons ATGAGGATTTCTTCTCAATATCGCTCTATAATATCGAGCATTAATCACAGCATAAGATCCAATACTAATCTagattgttattgctattattCATCGTTATCTCCCAATCCCAACCTCTTGACATTGTTCAATAAATACGTTGATCACACTGATGTATATTCTTGGAACTCAATCATCGCCGAGTTGGCTCGTAATGGTGACTCAGTTGAAGCACTTCGGGCCTTTTCGTCAATGCGTAAACTCGGTCTCATACCTAACCGCAATACATTACCTTGCACCATCAAATCATGTTCTTCTCTTTCGGACATTTTCTGCGGCCGACAAGTTCACCAGCAGGCTTTGTTATTTGGGTTTGATTCTGATCTTTTTGTGTCATCTGCTTTGATAGATATGTACTGTAAATGTGGTCAGATATGGGATGCGCGCCAGGTGTTCGATGAAATTCCCATGAGAAATATTGTGTCTTGGACGTCAATGATCACGGGTTGTGTTCAGAATGATGAGTCTCATGAGGCTTTGGTGTTGTTCAATGAGTTTTTAGCTGAAGAAAGTGAATTTAAGGGAAATGAGGGTTGTTGTGTTGATCCTGTTGCTTTGGTTTCGGTTCTGACAGCTTGTGCTCGGGTTTCGAACAAGTTTGTGACCGAAGGAGTTCATGGATTTTCGATAAAACGAGGTTTTGAAGGGTCTATGGTGGTCAGGAATACTTTGATTGATGCATATGCCAAGTGCGGTGAATTGGGTATGTCAAAGAAGATGTTTGATAGTATGATAGAGAAAGATGCTGTTTCTTGGAACTCAATGATTGCAGTGTTTGGACAAAATGGGCTGTCAACTGAAGCTATCGATGTATTTCGTGCCATGGTAAACGATGGACTTGTCAGATATAATGCTGTGACAATATCTGCTGTTCTGTTGGCTTGCTCTCATGCTGGAGCTTTAGTTCTTGGCAAGTGTATACATGATCAG GTTGTTAAGATGGGCTTGGAACAGAATGTCTTCGTTGGCACATCAATCATTGACATGTATTGCAAATGCGGGAGAGTTGTAACAGCCAGGAGAGTATTCAATCGCATGAAGAATAAGAATGTAAGATCCTGGAGTGCATTGATATCTGGTTATGCAATGCATGGGTATGCCACAGAAGCTCTAGATCTTTTCTATGATATGAAAAGGTTAAGGGTAAAGCCAAATTATGTAACTTATATATCAGTTTTAACTGCGTGTAGCCATGCTGGCCTTGTCAAAGAAGGTTGGGACTGCTTCACTAGCATGAAAAGAGAATTCGATATAGAACCTGGGGTCGAGCACTATGGTTGTATGGTTGATCTTTTCGCTCGTGCTGGTTTACTTGGGAAGGCATATGATTTAATCAGAGAAATGAAAGTTGAGCCTGATTTTGTGATTTGGGGAGCTCTCTTGGCTGGGTGCCGGATGCACAAAAATTTAGAGCTAGCAGAAATATCTGCACAGAAATTGTTTGAGTTGGACTCGAGCAATTGTGGTTATTACGTCTTGCTTTCTAATATGTATGCTGATGCTGGAAGATGGGCAGATGTTGAGAGAATTAGGATCCTCATGAAAAGTAATGGATTGATTAAACCACCTGGATTTAGCTTGTTAGAAACAAAAGGAAAAGTTCATGTATTTTTGGTTGGAGATAAAGAGCACCCTGAACATAAGAAAATTTATGAGTATCTGGACGAACTTTATATGAAATTAAAGGAAGTTGGATATGTATCTGATAAGACTTCTGTTCTTCATGACGTTGATGATGAAGAGAAGGAAATTATCCTACGAGTTCACAGCGAGAAGCTTGCAGTTGCGTATGGTATTATGAATTCTGTACCTGGGACTACAATCCATGTCATCAAGAACCTTAGAGTTTGTGGTGATTGCCACACTGTGATAAAGCTTATATCCAAAATTGTGAACCGAGAAATTGTAGTCAGAGACTCTAAGCGTTTCCATCATTTTAAAGATGGCACATGCTCCTGCTGTGACTACTGGTGA
- the LOC130821258 gene encoding mitochondrial phosphate carrier protein 3, mitochondrial-like — MAVSENTRYSLLPSYLYSTKGFSSLNQFSVNSRVSNTSLAENGSTKMNSFLIPSASEPSKKIEMYSPQFYAACSVGGVLSCGLTHMGVTPLDLVKCNMQIDPAKYKSISSGFGVLLKEQGARGFFRGWVPTLLGYSAQGACKFGFYEFFKKYYSDIAGPEYAAKYKTLIYLAGSASAEVIADVALCPFEAVKVRVQTQPGFARGLSDGLPKFVKSDGFGGLYRGLGPLWGRQIPYTMMKFASFETVVELIYKHAIPIPKSECSKSLQLGVSFAGGYIAGVLCAVVSHPADNLVSFLNNAKGATVGDAVKKMGLWGLCTRGLPIRIVMIGTLTGAQWGIYDAFKVFVGLPTTGGVTPPAAATETAPSEV, encoded by the exons ATGGCGGTTTCAGAAAACACCAGATATTCTCTACTTCCAAGCTACCTTTACTCCACCAAGGGATTCTCATCACTTAACCAATTCTCTGTCAATAGCCGTGTTTCAAACACTAGTTTGGCGGAAAATGGATCAACCAAAATGAATAGCTTTTTGATTCCTTCAGCAAGTGAACCATCCAAGAAGATCGAGATGTATTCGCCTCAGTTTTATGCTGCTTGTTCTGTTGGTGGTGTTCTTAGCTGTGGACTTACTCATATGGGTGTCACTCCTCTTGACCTTGTGAAATGTAATATGCAG ATTGACCCAGCCAAGTACAAGAGTATCAGCTCTGGTTTTGGTGTTTTGCTCAAGGAGCAGGGAGCCAGGGGCTTCTTTAGGGGATGGGTTCCTACGCTTCTTGGTTACAGTGCTCAGGGTGCCTGTAAATTTGGGTTCTATGAATTTTTCAAGAAGTACTATTCTGATATTGCTGGCCCAGAGTATGCTGCCAAGTATAAGACATTGATATACCTTGCCGGTTCAGCTTCAGCTGAAGTGATTGCCGATGTGGCCCTCTGTCCCTTTGAGGCTGTAAAGGTCAGGGTGCAAACTCAGCCTGGTTTTGCCAGAGGATTGTCGGATGGGCTCCCCAAGTTTGTCAAGTCTGATGGATTTGGCGG GTTGTACAGGGGATTGGGTCCACTTTGGGGTCGCCAGATTCCAT ACACAATGATGAAATTTGCATCATTTGAGACTGTTGTTGAACTTATCTATAAACATGCTATCCCAATCCCAAAGAGTGAGTGCAGCAAGAGTTTGCAGCTTGGAGTGAGCTTTGCTGGTGGATACATTGCTGGTGTTTTGTGTGCTGTTGTCTCTCATCCTGCTGACAACCTTGTTTCATTCCTGAACAATGCAAAGGGAGCTACTGTTGGTGAT GCTGTGAAAAAAATGGGCTTGTGGGGTCTTTGCACTCGCGGGCTTCCTATTCGTATTGTCATGATTGGTACCCTCACCGGAGCGCAATGGGGTATCTATGATGCCTTCAAAGTCTTCGTGGGCCT GCCAACAACTGGTGGTGTAACTCCTCCGGCAGCTGCCACCGAGACTGCCCCTTCCGAGGTATGA